The following coding sequences are from one bacterium window:
- a CDS encoding 3-oxo-5-alpha-steroid 4-dehydrogenase, whose product FVSLWTFHYFYRSLLFPFRLKSRKDIPLSIAGMGFFFNIVNSLLNMISITHVKKYNQSWTGDPRFLAGIVLFIVGFLLHYISDSKLINLRKKGDLEYRIPEGGMFNLVSSPNYLGEILEWTGWAIATWSLAGLSFALWTFANLAPRALANHRWYKANFPFYPKNRKALIPYLL is encoded by the coding sequence TTTTGTTAGCTTATGGACTTTTCATTACTTTTATAGATCCCTTCTTTTTCCTTTCAGACTAAAGTCAAGAAAGGATATTCCACTTTCAATCGCAGGAATGGGCTTCTTTTTCAACATTGTTAACAGCCTTCTAAATATGATATCCATTACCCATGTTAAGAAATATAACCAAAGCTGGACAGGAGATCCACGATTCCTCGCCGGCATAGTTTTATTTATAGTGGGCTTTTTGCTCCACTATATTTCAGATTCCAAATTGATAAACTTGAGAAAAAAGGGCGACTTGGAATATAGAATTCCAGAAGGAGGTATGTTTAATCTTGTTTCCTCCCCAAATTATCTTGGCGAAATCCTGGAGTGGACCGGATGGGCTATTGCAACATGGAGTCTGGCGGGGCTCTCCTTTGCCCTCTGGACCTTTGCAAACCTAGCTCCAAGAGCCTTAGCCAATCACCGCTGGTATAAAGCCAACTTTCCCTTCTACCCCAAAAACAGAAAGGCCTTGATTCCATACTTGCTATAA
- a CDS encoding phosphomannomutase/phosphoglucomutase: MKVIDEIFRMYDIRGIYGKELDEEIAYLIGRAFGTIIKEKGGSKVTVGMDARPSSIPLKEALIEGFTKTGISVYDLGLVPTPLQYYSLFKYEVHGGIQVTASHNPREYNGFKLSLGRETFYGDEIQKLKEMIKKEKFYNTLERGKVQRLDVVDQYIYEMVRNVKIEGNYRVAIDPGNGTAGPVVSEIFNSLRIPFEGIYMEIDGTFPNHLADPTVEKYMKDLSEKVLKEKFDLGIGYDGDADRIGAVTEKGILLFGDRLLGIFSKQVLKSYPGATIIHDVKCSKGLTEYIEKLGGKPLMWKTGHALLKAKLREVNAPLAGEMSGHIFFNDRFYGYDDAIYSSLRLLEILEEENKSLSALAEEIPYYHSTPEIRVGCPDDKKFEVVSNLVEEFKKKYKVIDIDGVRVEFEDGFGLIRASNTQPVLVVRCEGRTPERLEEIKNLIFGALSKFKEVDLNSDVH, encoded by the coding sequence ATGAAGGTTATAGATGAAATCTTCAGAATGTATGATATCAGAGGTATCTATGGTAAGGAATTGGATGAAGAGATTGCCTATCTTATCGGCAGAGCTTTCGGTACAATAATTAAAGAGAAGGGAGGTTCAAAGGTAACCGTTGGAATGGACGCAAGGCCTAGCTCAATCCCCCTTAAAGAGGCTCTAATAGAAGGCTTTACAAAGACCGGAATAAGCGTTTATGACCTTGGACTTGTCCCAACACCGCTTCAATACTATTCACTGTTCAAATATGAGGTCCACGGTGGGATTCAGGTAACCGCAAGCCATAACCCACGGGAGTACAATGGATTCAAACTTTCTCTCGGGAGGGAGACTTTCTACGGTGATGAGATTCAAAAACTTAAAGAAATGATAAAAAAAGAGAAGTTTTACAACACTCTGGAACGCGGAAAAGTTCAAAGATTAGACGTAGTTGACCAATACATTTACGAAATGGTCCGTAATGTTAAAATAGAAGGAAATTACAGGGTAGCAATCGACCCTGGAAATGGAACCGCAGGGCCAGTTGTATCTGAAATATTCAACAGTTTACGCATTCCTTTTGAAGGGATTTATATGGAGATAGATGGAACCTTCCCCAACCACCTGGCAGACCCGACAGTAGAAAAATACATGAAAGATCTCTCGGAAAAGGTATTGAAGGAAAAATTTGATCTTGGTATCGGGTACGATGGAGATGCGGATCGCATCGGTGCAGTTACCGAAAAAGGTATTCTTCTCTTCGGAGACAGACTCCTTGGTATCTTTTCAAAGCAGGTATTGAAGAGTTATCCGGGGGCTACGATTATCCACGATGTGAAATGTTCAAAAGGGCTAACTGAATACATTGAGAAATTGGGTGGAAAACCCCTTATGTGGAAAACGGGACACGCCCTCCTTAAAGCGAAATTGAGAGAAGTTAATGCACCGCTGGCAGGTGAAATGTCAGGACACATTTTCTTTAACGACAGGTTCTACGGTTATGATGATGCAATTTACTCTTCCCTTAGGCTTCTTGAAATATTGGAAGAAGAAAACAAAAGCCTTTCTGCCCTTGCCGAAGAGATTCCGTACTATCACTCCACACCCGAAATTAGGGTGGGTTGCCCCGATGATAAAAAGTTTGAAGTGGTTTCAAATCTGGTTGAAGAATTTAAGAAAAAATACAAGGTAATTGACATAGACGGAGTAAGAGTAGAGTTCGAGGATGGGTTTGGTCTCATAAGGGCATCCAATACCCAACCAGTACTTGTTGTCAGATGCGAAGGACGGACTCCCGAAAGGCTTGAAGAGATCAAAAATCTAATCTTTGGCGCACTCTCAAAATTTAAAGAAGTGGATCTCAACTCGGACGTGCATTGA